In one Nocardioides sp. NBC_00368 genomic region, the following are encoded:
- a CDS encoding response regulator transcription factor, producing the protein MRVLVVEDEPLMAGAIRDGLRLEAIAADIAGDGDTALELLSINAYDIAVLDRDIPGPSGDEVAKRIVASGTGMPILMLTAADRLDDKASGFELGADDYLTKPFELRELVLRLRALDRRRAHSRPPVREIAGLRVDPFRREVYRDGRYVALTRKQFAVLEVLAAAEGGVVSAEELLERAWDENADPFTNAVRITVSALRKRLGDPAIIATVPGVGYRIDVGS; encoded by the coding sequence ATGCGGGTGCTGGTGGTCGAGGACGAGCCGTTGATGGCAGGGGCGATCCGGGACGGGCTGCGGTTGGAGGCGATCGCCGCTGACATCGCCGGCGACGGCGACACGGCCCTGGAGCTGTTGAGCATCAACGCCTACGACATCGCCGTGCTCGACCGCGACATCCCCGGGCCGTCGGGGGACGAGGTCGCCAAGCGGATCGTGGCCTCCGGCACCGGGATGCCGATTCTGATGCTCACCGCGGCCGACCGGCTCGACGACAAGGCCTCCGGGTTCGAGCTGGGTGCCGATGACTACCTGACCAAGCCGTTCGAGCTGCGCGAGCTGGTGCTCCGGCTGCGCGCCCTCGACCGGCGCCGTGCCCACAGCCGGCCACCGGTGCGGGAGATCGCCGGCCTGCGGGTCGACCCGTTCCGCCGGGAGGTCTACCGCGACGGCCGCTACGTGGCGCTGACCCGCAAGCAGTTCGCGGTGCTCGAGGTGCTCGCCGCCGCGGAGGGCGGCGTGGTCAGCGCCGAGGAGCTGCTGGAACGGGCCTGGGACGAGAACGCCGACCCGTTCACCAATGCCGTACGCATCACCGTCTCCGCCCTGCGCAAGCGGCTCGGCGATCCCGCGATCATCGCGACCGTGCCCGGTGTCGGATACCGGATCGATGTCGGTTCCTAG
- a CDS encoding bifunctional sugar phosphate isomerase/epimerase/4-hydroxyphenylpyruvate dioxygenase family protein, producing the protein MRTAIATVCLSGGLVQKMYAAAEAGFDAIEIFEPDLIAAPQSPEEIRALADRLGLTLDLYQPFRDAEGVDESAFGDVLHRAEAKFRLMRRLGIDLMLVCSNVGTATVDDDEISAGQLRRLGDLAATYGIRLAYEALAWGRFVDDYRRSWRIVELADHPNVGICLDSFHILSRGHDPKQIEDIPAEKIFFLQLADAPALSMDVLSWSRHHRLFPGEGSFDLPAFLGHVLRAGYAGPLSLEVFNDTFRQTDPVRTARQAQRSLRWLADRTAELLGEEAGPLPRLPEVTAPEAFDFVEIKASDTSGVEVLLEQLGFDFGGRHRSKQVRLWTWGSARVVCNDVPSASPEPHIAAVGFDVADSDPAAQRATRLMAPPVHRRTYAGEQALRAFTSPDGTEVFLSHAQDWIGEFPSTSSGHRDGGVSRPDGHDARIDHVNLVQPWHSFDEAVLFYTSVLSLTPQPTQEVAGPAGLVRSQVMSSPAGGVRLPLNLLPTEQQGQAQHIALACHDVIGVVAAARERGLRPLKVPGNYYDDLVARFGLADDLVATLRDLDLLYDRDADGEYLHCYTETVGEVFFELVERRQRYDGYGAGNAPVRLVSQAG; encoded by the coding sequence ATGCGCACCGCGATCGCCACCGTCTGCCTCAGCGGCGGCCTCGTCCAGAAGATGTACGCCGCGGCCGAGGCCGGCTTCGACGCGATCGAGATCTTCGAGCCCGACCTCATCGCCGCACCGCAGTCTCCGGAGGAGATCCGGGCGCTGGCCGACCGGCTCGGACTCACCCTCGACCTCTATCAGCCCTTCCGCGACGCCGAGGGCGTCGACGAGTCGGCCTTCGGCGACGTGCTGCACCGGGCCGAGGCGAAGTTCCGGCTGATGCGGCGGCTCGGGATCGATCTGATGCTGGTCTGCAGCAACGTCGGCACCGCGACCGTGGACGACGACGAGATCTCCGCGGGGCAGCTGCGTCGGCTGGGCGATCTCGCGGCGACGTACGGCATCCGGTTGGCGTACGAGGCGCTGGCCTGGGGCCGGTTCGTCGACGACTACCGGCGCTCGTGGCGGATCGTCGAGCTCGCCGACCATCCCAACGTCGGCATCTGCCTGGACAGCTTCCACATCCTCTCGCGCGGCCACGACCCCAAGCAGATCGAGGACATCCCTGCCGAGAAGATCTTCTTCCTGCAGCTCGCCGACGCGCCCGCGCTCAGCATGGACGTGCTCTCCTGGAGCCGCCACCACCGGCTCTTCCCCGGCGAGGGCAGCTTCGACCTGCCGGCCTTCCTCGGCCACGTGCTCCGTGCCGGCTACGCCGGACCGCTCTCGCTGGAGGTCTTCAACGACACCTTCCGGCAGACCGATCCGGTCCGCACCGCTCGCCAGGCCCAGCGATCGCTGCGCTGGCTCGCCGACCGCACTGCCGAGCTGCTCGGCGAGGAGGCGGGTCCGCTCCCCCGGCTGCCCGAGGTGACCGCGCCGGAGGCCTTCGACTTCGTGGAGATCAAGGCGTCGGACACCTCCGGCGTCGAGGTGCTGCTCGAGCAGCTCGGCTTCGACTTCGGCGGCCGCCACCGTAGCAAGCAGGTGCGCCTGTGGACCTGGGGCTCGGCCCGCGTCGTGTGCAACGACGTACCCAGCGCCTCCCCCGAGCCGCACATCGCGGCCGTCGGCTTCGACGTCGCCGACTCCGACCCGGCCGCCCAGCGCGCCACCCGGCTGATGGCACCGCCGGTCCATCGCCGGACGTACGCGGGCGAGCAGGCGCTGCGCGCCTTCACCTCGCCCGACGGCACCGAGGTCTTCCTCTCCCACGCGCAGGACTGGATCGGCGAGTTCCCTTCGACAAGCTCAGGACATCGCGACGGCGGGGTGTCGCGTCCCGACGGACACGACGCACGGATCGACCACGTCAACCTCGTCCAGCCGTGGCACAGCTTCGACGAGGCGGTCCTCTTCTACACCAGCGTGCTGTCGCTGACCCCGCAGCCGACCCAGGAGGTCGCCGGCCCGGCCGGCCTCGTGCGCAGCCAGGTGATGAGCTCACCGGCCGGCGGCGTACGTCTGCCGCTCAACCTGCTTCCGACCGAGCAGCAGGGCCAGGCACAGCACATCGCGCTCGCCTGCCACGACGTCATCGGCGTCGTCGCGGCCGCCCGCGAGCGGGGACTGCGGCCGCTGAAGGTGCCGGGCAACTACTACGACGACCTCGTCGCCCGCTTCGGTCTCGCCGACGATCTCGTCGCCACTCTGCGCGACCTCGATCTCCTCTACGACCGCGACGCCGACGGCGAGTACCTGCACTGCTACACCGAGACCGTCGGCGAGGTCTTCTTCGAGCTCGTCGAGCGCCGCCAGCGCTACGACGGCTACGGCGCCGGCAACGCACCGGTCCGCCTGGTCAGCCAAGCCGGCTGA
- a CDS encoding DUF6194 family protein gives MSMDDILQTIRAFDGVLELAPTEGSGFPEIAWGDHFFYFAPDGRVPQREQPYATVVTKNYPGDTLCALDRPDRWRLNIHVGTDAFIELTGEHPRAEATPRDYAVTDTVLPHPLYRPQGWVSIVNPAAATRELAAQLLRRAHEDAKRRTERRKLDAGE, from the coding sequence ATGAGTATGGATGACATCCTTCAGACCATCCGAGCTTTCGACGGCGTCCTCGAACTCGCACCCACCGAGGGCAGCGGATTCCCGGAGATCGCCTGGGGCGACCACTTCTTCTACTTCGCCCCCGACGGCCGGGTGCCTCAGCGCGAGCAGCCCTACGCCACCGTCGTGACGAAGAACTACCCTGGCGACACCCTGTGCGCCCTCGACCGTCCCGATCGCTGGCGGCTGAACATCCACGTCGGGACGGACGCCTTCATCGAGCTCACCGGCGAGCATCCCCGGGCCGAGGCGACGCCCCGCGACTACGCGGTCACCGACACCGTGCTTCCGCACCCGCTCTACCGCCCACAGGGATGGGTGTCGATCGTCAACCCTGCCGCCGCCACTCGGGAGCTGGCAGCCCAGCTCCTTCGCCGAGCACACGAGGATGCCAAGCGCCGCACCGAGCGCCGCAAGCTCGATGCGGGGGAATGA
- a CDS encoding lipid II:glycine glycyltransferase FemX, with product MTFTVRPISPAEHLDHIRSRRSVSFLQTPAWADVKTEWRSESLGWYAGDRLAGTGLVLHRPVPRLGHTLAYLPWGPDIDWSGGLTVWFPPLVSYLRSQGAFAIRVAPPVPTHTWDATQVKEGIADPGVARLTDLPGGPDRAGAEVTRYLRDSGWIPQNPEDGFGAGQPQFTYEIPLRRLDGTARSEDEVLRGMNQLWRRNIKKAAKAGVEVTTSTGGEDLKAFHDLYVHTAERDHFTPRPLAYFERMFTALSAEDSPEDGERRITLYLARHDGDLVAATIYVRVGGHAWYVYGASSTEKRDVRGSNACQWAMIRDSLAAGCDVYDLRGITPTLSADDPHVGLIQFKVGTGGRAVRYVGEWDLPLRPILYRAFDLYMRRRGR from the coding sequence GTGACCTTCACTGTCCGACCGATCAGCCCCGCCGAGCACCTCGATCACATCAGGTCGCGCCGCTCGGTCAGCTTCCTGCAGACCCCGGCCTGGGCCGACGTGAAGACCGAGTGGCGCAGCGAGTCGCTGGGCTGGTACGCCGGCGACCGGCTCGCCGGGACCGGGCTGGTGCTGCACCGGCCCGTACCGCGGCTGGGCCACACCCTGGCCTACCTGCCGTGGGGCCCGGACATCGACTGGTCCGGCGGGCTCACCGTCTGGTTCCCGCCGCTCGTCTCCTACCTGCGGTCCCAGGGTGCGTTCGCGATCCGGGTGGCGCCGCCGGTGCCCACCCACACGTGGGACGCGACCCAGGTCAAGGAGGGCATCGCCGACCCCGGGGTCGCCCGGCTCACCGACCTCCCCGGCGGGCCCGACCGGGCCGGCGCCGAGGTGACGCGGTATCTCCGCGACTCCGGCTGGATCCCGCAGAACCCCGAGGACGGGTTCGGGGCGGGGCAGCCGCAGTTCACGTACGAGATCCCGCTGCGGCGCTTGGACGGAACCGCCCGTTCCGAGGACGAGGTGCTCCGGGGCATGAACCAGCTGTGGCGGCGCAACATCAAGAAGGCCGCCAAGGCCGGCGTCGAGGTCACCACGTCCACCGGCGGCGAGGACCTGAAGGCCTTCCACGACCTCTACGTGCACACCGCCGAGCGCGACCACTTCACGCCGCGGCCGCTGGCCTACTTCGAGAGGATGTTCACCGCGCTCTCCGCGGAGGACTCCCCTGAAGACGGAGAACGGCGGATCACGCTCTACCTCGCCCGCCACGACGGCGACCTCGTGGCCGCGACGATCTACGTCCGCGTCGGCGGCCACGCCTGGTACGTCTACGGCGCCTCCTCGACCGAGAAGCGGGACGTACGCGGCTCCAACGCCTGTCAGTGGGCGATGATCCGGGACTCTCTCGCCGCCGGGTGCGACGTCTACGACCTGCGGGGCATCACCCCGACCCTGTCCGCCGACGACCCGCACGTAGGACTCATCCAGTTCAAGGTCGGCACCGGCGGCAGGGCGGTGAGGTACGTCGGCGAGTGGGATCTGCCCCTGCGGCCGATCCTCTACCGGGCGTTCGACCTCTACATGAGACGGCGAGGGCGCTGA
- a CDS encoding MerR family transcriptional regulator: protein MNTAALAAASGYSVQQVRDLEAQGVIPAATRSANGYRQFSAAHVSALRAYRGLAEAIGPVDARTAMRDLRTVPAGQGAALICGFHARLNDERAQALAARHALESIRSEASTEAEPVESDSMTITELSQALGVRASTLRFWEKAGLVAPERVTTPAGTARRYPLTAIREARITAALRAGGYRIPDVQAAITAVRELDEVSHTITALDARLATIAQRTLALLRAGTLLAVIIESSRDERRGDLVEPGST, encoded by the coding sequence ATGAACACCGCCGCCTTGGCGGCAGCGTCCGGATACTCGGTGCAGCAGGTGCGCGACCTGGAGGCGCAGGGCGTGATCCCGGCGGCGACCAGGTCGGCCAACGGCTATCGCCAGTTCTCCGCCGCGCATGTCAGCGCACTTCGTGCGTACCGCGGTCTCGCGGAGGCGATAGGGCCGGTCGACGCCCGCACCGCGATGCGGGACCTCCGCACCGTGCCGGCCGGGCAGGGGGCAGCGTTGATCTGCGGGTTCCACGCGAGGCTCAACGACGAGCGCGCGCAGGCGCTCGCGGCCCGTCACGCTCTGGAATCGATCCGTTCCGAGGCGAGCACGGAGGCGGAACCCGTCGAGAGCGACTCGATGACCATCACGGAGCTGTCCCAGGCCCTCGGCGTCAGGGCATCGACGCTCCGCTTCTGGGAGAAGGCTGGTCTGGTGGCCCCCGAGCGGGTCACCACCCCGGCAGGTACCGCGCGCCGCTACCCGCTCACCGCCATCCGCGAAGCACGCATCACCGCCGCCCTTCGAGCAGGTGGCTACCGCATCCCAGACGTACAGGCCGCGATCACCGCTGTCCGAGAGCTCGACGAGGTGAGCCACACGATCACAGCGCTCGACGCGCGACTCGCGACCATCGCGCAGCGCACGCTCGCCCTTCTCCGGGCCGGAACCCTGCTGGCGGTGATCATCGAGTCATCCCGAGACGAGCGCCGCGGCGACCTGGTCGAGCCGGGCTCCACGTGA
- a CDS encoding UDP-N-acetylmuramoyl-tripeptide--D-alanyl-D-alanine ligase, which translates to MDEIASLVGGKVIGDGSVTVSAPAVIDGRGADPGGLFVAFAGEHTDGHEYAPQAAEAGAVAALGSRPTALPTVVVDDARAALQRLAAHVVALLRDQLTVVAVTGSQGKTSTKDMIEAVLSSAAPAVATSGSFNNELGVPLTMLRADATTRFLVLEMGARHIGDIAELTGLVAPDIAVVTNVGRAHLGEFGSREAIAVAKSELVRGMATGGTAVLHADDPRVLAMRDLTTGPVLTFGAGERADVHVRDLALDRLGRPSFRLRNDGTTVVVTLPFVGAHWALNAAAAAAAGLAAGVRLGQAATALDTASISKWRMELRALSNGATLIDDSYNANPESTRAGLDALASIEARRRIAVLGEMLELGEASREAHHEVGTYAATRADLVLTIGEAAAVIADGAGTKAVALPDNAAAIDWLRSHLAPGDVVLVKASRGARLDQVAAALVSG; encoded by the coding sequence TTGGACGAAATAGCCTCGTTGGTCGGCGGGAAGGTCATCGGCGACGGCTCGGTGACGGTCAGCGCCCCGGCCGTGATCGACGGTCGCGGGGCCGACCCGGGCGGCCTCTTCGTCGCGTTCGCGGGCGAGCACACCGACGGCCACGAGTACGCGCCACAGGCCGCCGAGGCCGGCGCCGTCGCTGCCCTCGGGTCGCGCCCGACGGCGTTGCCGACGGTCGTCGTCGACGACGCACGGGCCGCGCTGCAGCGGCTGGCCGCCCATGTCGTCGCCCTGTTGCGCGACCAGCTCACCGTGGTCGCGGTGACCGGATCCCAGGGCAAGACCAGCACCAAGGACATGATCGAGGCGGTGCTGTCGAGCGCCGCACCGGCCGTCGCGACCTCAGGCTCGTTCAACAACGAGCTCGGCGTACCGCTCACGATGCTGCGCGCCGACGCCACGACGAGGTTCCTGGTGCTCGAGATGGGTGCCCGGCACATCGGCGACATCGCCGAGCTGACCGGCCTGGTCGCGCCCGACATCGCCGTGGTGACCAACGTCGGCCGGGCCCACCTGGGCGAGTTCGGGTCGCGCGAGGCGATCGCCGTCGCCAAGAGCGAGCTGGTGCGCGGGATGGCGACCGGCGGTACGGCCGTGCTCCATGCCGACGACCCCCGGGTGCTCGCGATGCGTGACCTCACCACCGGTCCGGTGCTCACGTTCGGGGCCGGCGAGCGGGCGGACGTGCACGTGCGCGACCTCGCCCTGGACCGGCTCGGCCGGCCCTCGTTCAGACTCCGGAACGACGGCACCACGGTCGTCGTCACGCTCCCGTTCGTCGGCGCCCACTGGGCGCTCAACGCCGCGGCGGCCGCGGCGGCGGGGCTGGCCGCCGGCGTCCGGCTCGGCCAGGCCGCGACCGCGCTCGACACCGCGTCGATCTCGAAGTGGCGCATGGAGCTGCGTGCCCTGTCCAACGGTGCGACGCTGATCGACGACTCCTACAACGCCAACCCCGAGTCGACCCGCGCCGGCCTCGACGCCCTCGCCTCGATCGAGGCCAGGCGTCGCATCGCCGTCCTCGGCGAGATGCTCGAGCTCGGCGAGGCGAGCCGCGAGGCGCACCACGAGGTCGGGACGTACGCCGCCACCCGGGCCGACCTGGTCCTGACCATCGGCGAGGCCGCCGCCGTCATCGCGGACGGCGCGGGGACGAAGGCGGTGGCGCTGCCCGACAACGCCGCCGCGATCGACTGGCTGCGCAGCCACCTCGCACCCGGCGACGTCGTGCTCGTCAAGGCCTCACGTGGAGCCCGGCTCGACCAGGTCGCCGCGGCGCTCGTCTCGGGATGA
- a CDS encoding Lrp/AsnC family transcriptional regulator: MNLDDLDVTLLETLHAHPRVGDLELSRVAGVARATVQSRLRKLAEAGVIRDWAPTIDPAAAGHAVQAFVTLEISQGALEDVRRDLAEIPEVLEAYVTTGSFDVFCKVATGSHAKLQEVLVRIDQSHAVVRSTSVVALSTLIEPRTLDLLRTGAAPR; the protein is encoded by the coding sequence ATGAACCTCGATGACCTCGACGTCACTCTCCTGGAGACGCTGCACGCCCATCCCCGCGTCGGCGACCTCGAGCTCTCCCGCGTCGCCGGTGTCGCCCGCGCGACCGTGCAGAGCCGGCTGCGCAAGCTGGCCGAGGCCGGCGTGATCCGCGACTGGGCGCCGACGATCGACCCCGCCGCGGCCGGCCACGCCGTCCAGGCGTTCGTGACCCTGGAGATCTCCCAGGGAGCCCTCGAGGACGTACGCCGCGACCTCGCCGAGATCCCCGAGGTGCTGGAGGCGTACGTCACCACCGGCTCCTTCGACGTCTTCTGCAAGGTCGCGACCGGGTCGCACGCGAAGCTCCAGGAGGTGCTCGTCCGCATCGACCAGTCCCACGCCGTCGTCCGGTCGACCAGCGTGGTCGCCCTCTCCACGCTCATCGAGCCGCGCACCCTCGACCTGCTGCGCACCGGAGCCGCGCCGCGCTGA
- a CDS encoding sensor histidine kinase produces MSVRLKLTLSYAGVIVVTGVLLLAVVWVFLLRYVPDGVWLEWPQQAGRPGAPFVPNRSDLERAFAPRAATMMGFLVVFGLVGGWILAGRMLAPLRKITEATRTAATGSLSHRVDLDGPGDEFRELADAFDNMLEKVESQVAEQQRFAANASHELRTPLAITQTLLDVAGKDPNRDVDQLIDRLRLINSRAIDLTEALLVLSRADQRSFVRERVDLSLVAEEAVETLLPLAEQRGVRIEVTGDQAPVSGSPALLLQVATNLIHNAVVHNLPEDGSVSVAVTARERSVVLTVANTGEELSRELVSTLTEPFQRGTQRIHVDHAGVGLGLAIVKSITRAHDGNLAVLARPGGGLRVSVELPRAS; encoded by the coding sequence ATGAGCGTCCGGCTCAAGCTGACGCTCAGCTATGCCGGGGTCATCGTGGTCACCGGGGTCCTGCTCCTCGCCGTCGTCTGGGTGTTCCTGCTGCGGTACGTCCCCGACGGGGTGTGGCTGGAATGGCCGCAGCAGGCCGGGCGACCGGGCGCGCCCTTCGTCCCCAACCGCTCCGACCTCGAGCGTGCGTTCGCGCCGCGGGCGGCCACGATGATGGGCTTCCTGGTCGTGTTCGGGCTGGTGGGAGGATGGATCCTCGCCGGCCGGATGCTCGCGCCGCTGAGGAAGATCACCGAGGCCACGCGTACGGCCGCGACCGGATCGCTTTCGCACCGGGTCGATCTCGACGGCCCCGGTGACGAGTTCCGTGAGCTCGCCGACGCCTTCGACAACATGCTGGAGAAGGTCGAGTCGCAGGTGGCCGAGCAGCAGCGGTTCGCGGCCAACGCGTCCCACGAGCTGCGCACCCCGCTCGCGATCACGCAGACGCTCCTCGACGTCGCCGGCAAGGACCCGAACCGCGACGTCGACCAGCTCATCGACCGCCTCCGGCTGATCAACTCCCGAGCGATCGACCTGACCGAGGCGTTGCTGGTGCTCAGCCGTGCCGACCAGCGTTCCTTCGTCCGTGAGCGGGTCGACCTGTCCCTGGTCGCCGAGGAGGCGGTCGAGACGCTGCTGCCGCTGGCCGAGCAGCGCGGCGTACGGATCGAGGTCACCGGTGACCAGGCTCCGGTCAGCGGCTCCCCGGCACTGCTGCTCCAGGTGGCGACCAACCTGATCCACAACGCCGTCGTCCACAACCTGCCCGAGGACGGGTCCGTGTCGGTCGCCGTCACCGCCCGGGAGAGGAGCGTGGTCCTCACCGTCGCGAACACCGGCGAGGAGCTCTCCCGCGAGCTCGTCTCGACCCTCACCGAGCCGTTCCAGCGGGGCACGCAGCGCATCCACGTCGACCATGCCGGCGTCGGGCTGGGCCTGGCGATCGTCAAGAGCATCACCCGTGCCCACGACGGCAACCTCGCCGTCCTCGCCCGGCCCGGCGGCGGGCTGCGGGTCTCGGTCGAGCTGCCCAGGGCCTCCTGA
- a CDS encoding D-isomer specific 2-hydroxyacid dehydrogenase family protein has translation MSPTVGITVYGCAPDEGRLFDSLASAHGVSLTTTTEPVREDNADLARGDRCISVSHKSPISNETLLALQRLGVRYISTRSVGFNHIDVDFAASIGITVGNVSYSPDSVADYTLMLMLMAVRQAKAMVRRTDAHDYRPPTARGRELRDLTVGVVGTGRIGAAVVDRLLGFGCHVLAYDIRPRSAVDGVEHVDLDTLVERSDIVTLHTPLSEESHHLLDRRRIDRMRPGAYVVNTGRGALIETPALVAALEDGRLGGAALDVIEGEDGIFYADLRGRELPNDWLSRLQELPNVLVSPHIAYFTDHALMDTVENSIVNCREFESRFQHV, from the coding sequence ATCTCGCCGACCGTCGGGATCACGGTCTATGGCTGCGCCCCTGATGAGGGCCGACTTTTCGACTCCCTGGCGTCCGCCCACGGCGTCTCGCTGACCACCACCACCGAGCCGGTCCGCGAGGACAACGCCGATCTCGCCCGCGGCGACCGGTGCATCAGCGTCAGCCACAAGTCGCCGATATCGAACGAGACCCTCCTCGCTCTGCAAAGGCTCGGGGTTCGGTATATCTCGACGCGAAGCGTCGGTTTCAACCACATCGATGTCGACTTCGCCGCGAGCATCGGGATAACCGTCGGAAACGTCTCCTATTCACCCGACTCGGTCGCCGATTACACCCTGATGCTGATGCTCATGGCGGTGCGCCAGGCGAAGGCGATGGTCCGGCGCACGGACGCGCACGACTACCGACCGCCGACCGCCCGGGGGCGCGAGCTTCGCGACCTGACCGTCGGTGTCGTCGGGACCGGGAGGATCGGCGCGGCCGTCGTCGACCGGCTGCTCGGCTTCGGCTGCCACGTGCTCGCCTACGACATCCGGCCCCGGTCCGCCGTCGACGGGGTCGAGCACGTCGACCTCGACACCCTGGTCGAGCGCAGCGACATCGTCACGCTCCACACGCCGCTCAGCGAGGAGTCGCACCACCTGCTCGACCGGCGCCGCATCGACCGGATGCGGCCCGGAGCGTACGTCGTCAACACCGGTCGTGGCGCGCTCATCGAGACGCCGGCACTCGTCGCGGCGCTCGAGGACGGCCGGCTGGGTGGCGCGGCCCTGGATGTCATCGAGGGCGAGGACGGCATCTTCTACGCCGACCTCCGCGGACGCGAGCTCCCCAACGACTGGCTGTCCCGGCTCCAGGAGCTGCCGAATGTGCTGGTCAGCCCCCACATCGCCTACTTCACCGACCATGCCCTCATGGACACGGTCGAGAACTCCATCGTGAACTGTCGAGAATTCGAAAGCAGGTTTCAGCATGTCTAA
- a CDS encoding VanZ family protein: MIVNESGSLTETGVVVLTMLALPVAVLAVPVLAVLRRALGVAWPRAWRHSLAEVAIVYGTVPGVLLTLLPGNNGILSGNVSLVPFEDMATMGPIGLIGNLLIFAALGFFGPIRFPALRSVWRVLVLAGAASVSIEVMQHLLPLGRVSSVDDVILNAGGATAAAILSWPWWRRRRSSPPPSPARSKELVRSV, from the coding sequence ATGATCGTGAACGAATCAGGCTCGCTGACCGAGACGGGGGTCGTCGTCCTGACGATGCTGGCTCTTCCGGTGGCCGTGCTGGCCGTGCCGGTGCTCGCGGTGCTACGCCGGGCGCTCGGGGTGGCGTGGCCCCGGGCGTGGCGCCACTCGCTGGCGGAGGTCGCCATCGTCTACGGCACCGTGCCGGGTGTGCTGCTGACCCTGTTGCCCGGCAACAACGGCATCCTGTCGGGCAACGTGAGCCTGGTTCCCTTCGAGGACATGGCGACGATGGGCCCGATCGGGCTGATCGGCAACCTGCTGATCTTCGCCGCGCTGGGCTTTTTCGGCCCCATCCGCTTCCCGGCGCTCCGCTCGGTGTGGCGGGTCCTGGTCCTGGCCGGCGCGGCGTCGGTGTCCATCGAGGTGATGCAGCACCTGTTGCCCCTCGGCCGCGTCTCCTCGGTCGACGACGTCATCCTCAACGCCGGAGGCGCCACCGCCGCCGCGATCCTGTCGTGGCCGTGGTGGCGCCGCCGGCGCTCCTCGCCGCCGCCGAGCCCGGCTCGCAGCAAGGAGCTCGTGCGGTCTGTGTGA
- the hppD gene encoding 4-hydroxyphenylpyruvate dioxygenase, with product MTLADTLTNQEKLAGLGLAELEQLVGLVAYDDTSDPFPVTGWDAVVWAVGNATQTAHFFQSAFGMELVAYSGPETGNRDHHSYVLRSGGVRFVIKGGVAPESEIIAHHARHGDGVIDIALEVPDVDRCIAHARSAGATVLEEPHDVTDEHGTVRIAAIATYGETRHTLVDRSGYDGPYLPGYVTRTSTLKKPEGAPKRLFQALDHVVGNVELGKMDEWVDFYGRVMGFTNMAEFIGDDIATDYSALMSKVVANGNHRVKFPLNEPAIAKKKSQIDEYLEFYQGPGAQHLALATGDILATVDALRDAGIEFLNTPDSYYEDPELRARIGEVRVPIEELQKRGILVDRDEDGYLLQIFTKPIGDRPTVFFELIERHGSLGFGKGNFKALFEAIEREQERRGNF from the coding sequence ATGACGCTTGCAGACACCCTGACCAACCAAGAGAAGCTCGCCGGACTCGGCCTGGCCGAGCTGGAGCAGCTCGTCGGCCTGGTGGCTTACGACGACACCTCTGACCCGTTCCCGGTCACCGGCTGGGACGCGGTCGTGTGGGCCGTCGGCAACGCCACCCAGACCGCCCACTTCTTCCAGAGCGCCTTCGGCATGGAGCTCGTCGCCTACTCCGGCCCGGAGACCGGCAACCGCGACCACCACTCCTACGTGCTGCGCAGCGGGGGAGTGCGGTTCGTGATCAAGGGCGGCGTCGCGCCCGAGAGCGAGATCATCGCCCATCACGCCCGTCACGGTGACGGCGTCATCGACATCGCCCTCGAGGTGCCCGACGTCGACCGCTGCATCGCCCACGCTCGCTCCGCCGGTGCCACGGTGCTCGAGGAGCCCCACGACGTGACCGACGAGCACGGCACCGTACGCATCGCCGCCATCGCCACCTACGGCGAGACCCGCCACACCCTGGTCGACCGCTCCGGCTACGACGGCCCCTACCTGCCGGGCTACGTGACCCGCACCTCGACGCTGAAGAAGCCCGAGGGTGCGCCCAAGCGCCTCTTCCAGGCGCTCGACCACGTCGTCGGCAACGTCGAGCTCGGCAAGATGGACGAGTGGGTCGACTTCTACGGCCGCGTCATGGGCTTCACCAACATGGCCGAGTTCATCGGCGACGACATCGCGACCGACTACTCCGCGCTGATGTCGAAGGTCGTGGCCAACGGCAACCACCGGGTGAAGTTCCCGCTCAACGAGCCCGCGATCGCCAAGAAGAAGTCGCAGATCGACGAATACCTGGAGTTCTACCAGGGCCCCGGCGCCCAGCACCTCGCACTGGCCACCGGCGACATCCTGGCCACCGTCGACGCGCTGCGTGACGCCGGCATCGAGTTCCTCAACACCCCCGACTCCTACTACGAGGACCCCGAGCTGCGCGCCCGGATCGGTGAGGTGCGCGTACCGATCGAGGAGCTGCAGAAGCGCGGCATCCTGGTCGACCGCGACGAGGACGGCTACCTGCTGCAGATCTTCACCAAGCCGATCGGCGACCGCCCCACGGTCTTCTTCGAGCTGATCGAGCGCCACGGCTCCCTCGGCTTCGGCAAGGGCAACTTCAAGGCCCTCTTCGAGGCCATCGAGCGCGAGCAGGAGCGCCGCGGCAACTTCTGA